A stretch of DNA from Vidua macroura isolate BioBank_ID:100142 chromosome 12, ASM2450914v1, whole genome shotgun sequence:
GGGGATGGTGGGGATAGGCTGAGGACTGATGTCCCCtcttccacagcagcaccagactCCTGCCCTCCCAGCGCCCCATTGTAGGCTTCTGCTGGGATCCCTATGTGCAGCCACATGGCACCGgtaaggagcagagctgtggagcAGGTCTCCAAAACCTCCAAGAGGCTCTTCTGGGCCCTACAAAGGTGCTCCTCCTTTAACAGGGCCCAGGAGGGAACAAGCTATTACAGCACCCCCATttcctcacagagctgctccccaaCACCATCCTCAGCGGGGTCCTGCAGGGCCTCTACCTCCCCTTgagctgtgtccccagccaggcagcaccCCGAGCCTCTGGAATGATGAGTTCTACCCAGGACCCAGGGATGCAGTGGTGATAGAAAAGGATCCTTGTGGTGAAACTCActcctccctgctgggcttGGGGCAGGGAAATGGTGGGAGAAGCCAAAGGGATGTTGGGAACTGCTCTCTCACCACCATGCAAAGTCCCTTTgttggcagagcaggagctctgtTTCCCCCCTGTTGTTCTGGGCTTGCAGTATGAGCCTTTGGATGCTGAATGGTGCTGGAAACCTCTCTGCATCCAGGCTTTTGTGCAATAAATCTCCTGGATTTGACTGACTGGCaaagtgctgtgctgtggaatTCTGCAAAGCAAACCCAGGACCAGCTGGATGAGACGTGGAAACAGGAAGGTTAAAAGTGGGGCTGGAAGGTTGAGGGGTGCAT
This window harbors:
- the SNX22 gene encoding sorting nexin-22 isoform X1, which encodes MVRVMMVRTVKMVRLGLMRTHCLSPLQVFWVEVLCNGRRHTVTKRYSEFQALHKQIKKTCKVPDFPTRHVPNWMPKVLEQRRQALEVYLQGVLYHNEELPQDILDFLKVRRCQQSPKASSPPSTRLLPSQRPIVGFCWDPYVQPHGTGPRREQAITAPPFPHRAAPQHHPQRGPAGPLPPLELCPQPGSTPSLWNDEFYPGPRDAVVIEKDPCGETHSSLLGLGQGNGGRSQRDVGNCSLTTMQSPFVGRAGALFPPCCSGLAV
- the SNX22 gene encoding sorting nexin-22 isoform X3 — translated: MVRVMMVRTVKMVRLGLMRTHCLSPLQVFWVEVLCNGRRHTVTKRYSEFQALHKQIKKTCKVPDFPTRHVPNWMPKVLEQRRQALEVYLQGVLYHNEELPQDILDFLKVRRCQQSPKASSPPSTRLLPSQRPIVGFCWDPYVQPHGTAPPFPHRAAPQHHPQRGPAGPLPPLELCPQPGSTPSLWNDEFYPGPRDAVVIEKDPCGETHSSLLGLGQGNGGRSQRDVGNCSLTTMQSPFVGRAGALFPPCCSGLAV
- the SNX22 gene encoding sorting nexin-22 isoform X2, which translates into the protein MVRVMMVRTVKMVRLGLMRTHCLSPLQVFWVEVLCNGRRHTVTKRYSEFQALHKQIKKTCKVPDFPTRHVPNWMPKVLEQRRQALEVYLQGVLYHNEELPQDILDFLKVRRCQQSPKASSPPTRLLPSQRPIVGFCWDPYVQPHGTGPRREQAITAPPFPHRAAPQHHPQRGPAGPLPPLELCPQPGSTPSLWNDEFYPGPRDAVVIEKDPCGETHSSLLGLGQGNGGRSQRDVGNCSLTTMQSPFVGRAGALFPPCCSGLAV